The nucleotide window CATGTATATGCAAGCCCATTAGGGAAGCAGCTATTTCACCTTACACTCATACAGTACATATGAAACACCCATGTTTGACAAAACAAACATGACATTTAGAGTTAAACCGTTTAAGATTTGCTTCACAGATTTTCAATACACCACATTATTATACACCAAATCAACGTGGCACAGTTAGGCTGTAGAGAGGAGTGTTATGTGTATTtcattaaaagcacagacttcaaagtcagtaaTTTTCCTTAAGTCAGGAAATTACTTGCTGTCTTTCCCCCCTGATAATGGCCATCCACCTCTAAATATCAATGTTTAAGTCTGTATAACAACAATAGTCACGGCTTCTCTCACATGTCTCCTACATTCTACCAATTCAGTCACATAACACCATGTTTGCGAAATACGTATATGGAAATCAATGACTGTctacagttttttataaaatgtaggAGCCGGGATGGGTGTCGTTTATGTGACCTGTATTGAAATCGTCAGCATATATTTCAAGAAGCGATTTCCCATCGCTATTGGACTGGCCTCGGCGGGAGCCGGTGCTGGTCAGTTTGTCTTATCAATCGCGACTCAAATGATGGTGGATCGATATGGCTGGAGGGGAATGCTTCTAATTATGTCAGCGTTCACTTTACACCTGTGTGTGGCAGGAGCCCTCATGAGACCTATAAGAGCGAGTAAGCTACCTGCAAAGCACAAATCACCTGGCAATGATTTACAAAGGTCACTGAAGGACGATGAATGCAACAAGGAAATTTGCAGCAATGAAGAAAGCGACTCAAAGGCTGAAGAATCTGCAGAATCACATGACATGATAAGAGTGAAGGACAAGACTGTCGATCACAAACCGAAATAAACATTTCCTCGGCGTTGTAGATCGTACCTTTTATCCATATATGACGTCACTTTGTTTCAAGAACCCGTTTTCATAACAATTTGTATTATTGGCGTTGGACAAGTGTTTGGAATCAATTCAGCTCCAATACATCTTGTAAGTATGAAGCAGACAAACGAATTTGCGTATTTTATGCTGCAATAATATTTCCTCCAACCGCAGTTACCTTGTGTTACTGATACCTTCACATACAACAAGGATTCATAACTGAAGTATGATATCTGCCTAATATATCGTAAATCTATTATGTAGCAATATTACAACTTACAATGTACTTTCCTTCAGGTGAGACGTGCTCGTGACTTTGGCATATCATACCAATTTGGCGCATACATACCGGCCGTCGTGGGATTGGTGCAGCTGATTGCACGACCATGTTTCGGTGCTGCAGGCCATATACGATGTCTTGATCCGTCGGTAACTTTTGCAGTCGCCATGCTTGTCTGTGGGATTTCGCTAATTATCAGTATTTACGCGATATCCTTTACATGTAAGTATTCGTAGACCCTTAAATTCTAACCAAATGTAAATATCATGGTCTCGAAGATTACTTTGCCGACAGAATACATGCAGCGGTAACAACACATTGTCAAAACACACATAAGGctaataattttatttgttcGCCCTAAGATGCGATTCGTCTGTGGTGACAACATAATtttgaagttgatatgcatgctCCATTGTGCAACATGTAGAGTGTAAGCTTATCAAGCGGGATGAGTGTGCAGCGTGCTCAGAAGGTCGATTTTCACTATTCACAACAACTTGGGGagtctttttgtattatttaattttaacgGCAAGATTCAGCCACcaaattggataacagcttctgagacgctgcacatcagcagagcGGGATCTCTAGATTCCGTTGACGCAATGTCGCATTGCGTATTGCGAGATTGCACCACATATTGCCCCGAATACTAAAAgctggaatgagctctcgtccaatcataTTGGCGCATGGTAGCGTGATAAGATGCTATTTATTCTCAGTAACGCAGACGTCGAAACATATCGACATGTATCGTACAAGAATTGATTCTGGAGCGTTATCCGGGTCACGTCCGTAAGTCGTATATGTTTTTGGCTTGTTATTGTAAGATACTCTATCACTGTTTTGTTACATTTGATTTCTTATTGTCGGCGTAAGTAAGTACACTGAGCCATTCTTCGACCCGTATGCATCTTCCGGTCTGCACAGCTTGGTTAGGTCATGGACGCACACACCTGGGTACATTCTTGGTTAGGTCGGTGTCGTTTCCTTGGAAGGTCCCTGCCTAAGTAAACACTATTGGCCAGTGAAGTAGCTGTAGAAACGCAGCTATCGGGGCAGGGGTAGGCTGCATCTATGTGGTTCATCAAAGGTTAACCCTGGCCGCCACGGTTGGCTCGTAGGGAAGATGGGTCAGGGGTAAATTACTATGACCTAACTTGGGTCAGTATTTTGAACGGCAAAATACACCAGTGAgcgtaatttaatgaaattaccTATACTTGCATGAATTCTGATTATTGGTCATTCCCTAaatccttttgtgaacaaaatctctggttcgtttacgtatTTCAGCTGATTTTTACTTCGGCAGCGCACCTTGACTtccattgatatgcaaataacGACGTCTCACGTTCAAATGCGAATAGAGTGAGACCAGGGCCGGTCAGCGAAGTTGCAGCCTGGACTGTCCACCATTCAAAGCAAAATACTTTGCTTTGCGCAGCGGCATCAATGCATTATCAGGCCATATGTTTACTTGGGCATGGACATACGTTCATGATTGGGAGCCCTAACTTGTCAACGTACCCGGATACAGATAACCTTAGTAGCCTTCAGATTGACATGTAAAGGTCACAACTGACTCTATCAACACAAGCAGGTGCCTGTGTAGTTGCTCTCTTGGCAGCAAGCTACATGTTGACAGAGTAATTCATGTTCTTGTTGTTggtttatttgttgtttgtttttgctttaAGAGATGTGTGCAATCGTGAACATGCTATAGAGTACCGTAACTCGCCTTTCTTTGAAGATTGGTGTTTGCAGCGCCTTCGCCTTTCAGAAGGCCGATGGCCCCgcagtagtctggttccctgacccatttctgccgctggctgcgctgctaccATTGGCAGTGCGCTGATAATGAAAATAGGGTCCCTATTTTCCTTAGAGACCAGCGGTAggaatgggtcagggaaccagacaaAAAGACTTGAACctaatatataatatgtattgtCTGAATCCAGCGATCTGATCGGCCGAACCCGGTACATTAAAATTGATGACAACTCAGGCGTTAAAAATGGAgtataaaaatctgaaaataggATAAGCGGGCCTTCAGTTATTACGAAAGGAGTGGGCAGGAGTAAATTGAGGTCTGTCCAccatgtaaaatgtgaccctcccctgatGCCCCTTCAAGTTTCTAAAATATGACCCTACCCTGAAGCCCCTTTCTAAAATGTGACTTGGACCCTCCCCCTCCTCCCTCGACTCCAAACTCAAACATTAGTGTATAACCTTGATAGAAATGCTGACTTTGTTATATAACAAGCGAAGGTTTTGAAGGGAAATTTACTCTAACGTTTGCTCatacttttagttttcttgttctgtgtatcaaatgctGTTTCCTGCCCAATTCCCTATAGCATGTCAGTATGGCAAATATtctgtttgtcaacaaagcccataCACGTGTAAtgaatattgttattgttgacaaatgaatttttgtccggacttgaattcaattttcaacaataacaatgccgaCTGTACAAATATAGGATGTGTTAATCAGTTAGGAGACTGGAAAGAAATAAAGTCGCTAAATTTTATGCACATCTTTAGGGAGGGTCATCATTTTCTCGGAAACTATTAGGAGCTAAAATGTTGCTGATATATAGTGCTACATCCAtacatatcaaatcataatatgtggaagtctattgggcaaactataaCAATTTACCTACAAACTTAGCTTTACCTGTGCTTTTATATaatgttgataatttatgtaaatgtacttgaagtgggaggtaaaaagtgcatattGGTACACGAAACCTTATTTTTTTGATTTCATTCCTTCAGTGACTTAGAGACGTACttttaaatgtatttcaaaCTCTCATTTTCTATTGGTTTTCCCTTCTTTACACCTGTCAAAGGTTGAAGTGATGAAGGCCACTCCTGACGGCGGATGGGGATGGATGGTTGTCTTGGCAACGTTCATGTCATGTTTCTTGTCCGCCGGAAGTGGATACGCATTCGGGGTACTCTATGTGGCGTTTTTAGGTGCATTTGGCAAATCGAAGGCAGAAACAGGTAATCCTTGTTTAGGGGCCACCTCAGCGAAGAAAAAAATGATTACCTTCAGTCGCGACATCGGGTTGATAGTGTTGGCGTCGAaaacatatcaataatttgttttgaatttgccACAGCATGCTCAATTCAAAGGATAGAGCTTGAGTGAGTGGAAATAAgacataaaaatgtaaaaacaaattATCAGACAAGAAAAATTGAATTATTCCTAGTTTGTCTATTCAAATCTAACACGTATTAGCATTTTGTAAAAGCAGaatgacagatatttgaaatctcAATCAAACTTTCGATTCCTCACTGCACTTGAACTTGTTCGATTCTTTCGAGtgatacattttttgacaaaattaaatgtccatcttcatgtttttatttgaaaagtAGATAATATAATGTTTGATAGAGTGCCACTCTGTAGAGAGACACTCAGCTGGAAATGGTAActcttttgaattttaaatatcgacaAATTCGAGGTGTTTTCATTTCCCTAACAAAAATCCATTGTAGCTACCtgcttttaaattttgattgtGAGGGAAAATTACAGATATATGAGATCGTCGAAACTGCGCCTACGCGActctcttgtttacaaacaatgtatttcatgcacgatatctagatgtgTCACGTCAAATAGCTGCAGCATTTAAAATTTACAACGAACATTATGATAAACAtgtttcaattttcatcaacCGCCTATTTACCTTGGATACTGGgtttacattggtcatatgggtcACATATGACCTTTGAGCACACTTCCGACGATCCCATTCCTCCAAGTTTTCTTAAGCAAAGTATGAACTAAAGATTATACAACTTTTTGATTGCTTTAGTGAAGTTGCCTTAAAAGGTGCCTTGCTCACTCTCGACGAACTTGACATTTAGAAAGAACGTTTACTTCGTTACAGACTGAGTTTAGAATCTTGTAAGACTGGAAAGTACTTGGCCCGTACCGTATAGTGTTTCAATAATTCATCTTTATGTCAGCGGACGTGTTTGTATGACTCTGTGAAACCCACCTTGAGACAGGCATTAAATTCTCTCATTAACAACATATGACCCAGTTTCTTCAGGTACTGACTGCGAATAAGAGAAATATGAATTTCTCTTGAAACTTTCTACGTCATTTTTTTAAAGCTTGGATCGCTGGTATTAACGCTATCGTATCAGTGGTCACTTCGAGTTATGGCGTGGCTCTGTCCAAGAGATTCGGTCACAGAAAAATAGTCATGGCGGGAGGCGTATTGGCATCAGCTGGAGTTTGTACCAGTGCGTTCACGACACAGTTACACCAGGTTTACATCACGTTTGGCGTTATAACGGgtaagtctgtctgtctgtctgccggtctctctgtctgtctctctgaaCACTGGTGATTTTACTTAGCACCAGTGTTCATTGAGCAACTCAAAGCTCGAAGAATTCGTTTATTCACTGGCAGTGAACACTGAACGATTACATTCAAATAATAAGTGTGTTATTTAGACGTTTCATCCGGAATTAAATGACAATTGTTTTGCGAACAATTTTGCAATGAGCAATTAGGCTAGAAAAACTCTTCAATGACGCTCTAATTGTTGTCTATTAAGCCTTCAATGATCATAGTAATCGACTAAATGCACCTCACACTTTTTGAAAacatatgaaaatccaatcatctcaaattagttccaatcgtatagAAGAATAATTACAGTATAAAATTGTTAAAGGACATCTGGACCAGCGAATTTCACCGAGAAACTGACGTGGAGTAAAGTATTGATTTCCTTGTCATATTCAGTGAGCGATTAAAATCGAGAAATCTGTTCATTTGCTGTCGGTATTGATTCGCGATAAATGTGATTAAATGAATGCAAGGGATAACAGACGTCACTTCTTATACATAACAGAATCGTGTTCTCCCTACATGCGCACATCATTTTTGACGTAGACTTACAGGCTCTTGTGTGGCTTATTAAGTGTTCTCTACCTGTAGAAGCAAACATTCTTGGTTTAAATCTCGCGATTCAATGATCGTGCCGGGCACGGCCAAATGTCTGTTGTATCACTAAAAAGCATCGTCTCTCACCTGTAGGAATAGGAATGGGCCTGTCATATGTACCCTGCATCGACGTTCTTGGTTTGTACTTCGACACACGTTTCTCAATTGCTTGTGGACTAGCCATGGCAGGAACCGGTGCCGGCCAGTTTGTTCTGTCGGTTGTTACACAAGCGTTGGAGGATAAGTATGGCTGGAGAGGGACATTATTGATTTTGTCAGGCATATTTCTGCACCTCTGCCTGGCAGGAGCTGTTTTGAGACCTTTACCCGTGCACGAACCTCGCGCAATTTATACAGCTGTCAATAATGAAACCACAAGCACAGCACGAGCTTTGGATTCCGTTTGTAGCAGCTCTACTGCAGATATCGAtacatcaaaagtcaaaaatGAAGAACTGACAGAAATGTCTGACGAGTCAGCAACAAGgcatgaaagaaatgaaaaatcgTACAGAAGGTGTTTGGCATTTGCAAAATTGTACTGTCTTAATATATACGATTTACCATTATTCAAGAAACCAGTCTTTGTCGCTCTCGTGATAATTTGCGTCGGCCAGTCCTTGGCAATCGCCACAATACAAGTTCATATCGTAAGTAATCAAGAATGAGAGTTTTATTCTTGTATGTTCTCCTGTTTCCCTCGATCAGTTATTTTTGATTGCTTGTAAATGGTAAAACCTTTCCTGTAATTGTCGTCAAACACAATATGCTCATAAAATCGCGATATTGTATTCTGGAGCATGAAACCCATGTACTAGCAGGAAAACTACTATCAATTTTATTGGATATTATCAGATAAAACCGCAGTGTCTGTCTCCCTTGACCATCACGACCCCTCCCTGGAAGTTGTACACTATTATCGCCATTATCAGATATTGTCCTATAAGCCAGCATGTACTACCCGTCAAATGTGAGACTCAAACTTAGAAGCTAGGGATATTATCGACTTTTCCATCACATTATCCGTTGCAAAAGCATGTTGGACCTGTAAGGACCTCTCCTAATATTTGTGTCTGACTTCGAAGGTTGATATGACGATATTATCGATATTATCCAAAATTATACGATAAAACAGCGTGTCATCAGGTACATGTATCACTACCCAACTTTGAAGTTATTATAGGTATCTTATTAAAAGAGAGAGGCAGTGACAAATGGCCAACAAGCTATTTAATTTGATAAAAAGGGATAAACCGATGATATCTTCTAATTTCTGAGTTCTAGTCTAGCATTAGAATGATGAGGTGGCAAATGGCCCACAAAGTTTTGTATCGGGTTGTCGGAAACATCAAAATCTCAAACCGCTTATCCATAATCTTAGACCACCTTATGTTAGACCCTAACTCAGAAACAAGTCGATGTTATCGATTTTGTCCGATATTATCCGATGAAAGAACATTTCGGGCGTTTGCAGTTACCCCCTTCTAATAATAAACTCTTACTTACAAGTCAACTTTGTTGTTTGTACCTTACTATAGGTGAGGCGTGCACGTGACTTTCATATTTCAGACGCGGAAAGTGCCT belongs to Ptychodera flava strain L36383 chromosome 17, AS_Pfla_20210202, whole genome shotgun sequence and includes:
- the LOC139115939 gene encoding monocarboxylate transporter 12-B-like isoform X1; this encodes MKATPDGGWGWMVVLATFMSCFLSAGSGYAFGVLYVAFLGAFGKSKAETAWIAGINAIVSVVTSSYGVALSKRFGHRKIVMAGGVLASAGVCTSAFTTQLHQVYITFGVITGIGMGLSYVPCIDVLGLYFDTRFSIACGLAMAGTGAGQFVLSVVTQALEDKYGWRGTLLILSGIFLHLCLAGAVLRPLPVHEPRAIYTAVNNETTSTARALDSVCSSSTADIDTSKVKNEELTEMSDESATRHERNEKSYRRCLAFAKLYCLNIYDLPLFKKPVFVALVIICVGQSLAIATIQVHIVRRARDFHISDAESAYLPAVMGLAQIIGRPLFGTLGNQKKLTPNVPFALALFLVGISMIVSTYTRTLAGQLVFVAIMGACVGGSVVCVAIVVKYFLGSEKLGHALSLLVHLLGICTLLFAPFGGWIRDVSNTYDGTFWMAGVAVLLSSALALVLPLVD
- the LOC139115939 gene encoding monocarboxylate transporter 12-B-like isoform X2, which translates into the protein MAGGVLASAGVCTSAFTTQLHQVYITFGVITGIGMGLSYVPCIDVLGLYFDTRFSIACGLAMAGTGAGQFVLSVVTQALEDKYGWRGTLLILSGIFLHLCLAGAVLRPLPVHEPRAIYTAVNNETTSTARALDSVCSSSTADIDTSKVKNEELTEMSDESATRHERNEKSYRRCLAFAKLYCLNIYDLPLFKKPVFVALVIICVGQSLAIATIQVHIVRRARDFHISDAESAYLPAVMGLAQIIGRPLFGTLGNQKKLTPNVPFALALFLVGISMIVSTYTRTLAGQLVFVAIMGACVGGSVVCVAIVVKYFLGSEKLGHALSLLVHLLGICTLLFAPFGGWIRDVSNTYDGTFWMAGVAVLLSSALALVLPLVD